The Paenibacillus sp. BIC5C1 DNA segment CAAAAATGGTACAGTCAAAACACTGACGGAAGGACAAGCCACCTTGACAGGAACTTATCAAAATCAGACAATAAAGGCAGAGGTTACCGTTGTTCCTTTGCTCAAAAAGCTGATCACAGGCCAGAAAACACTCGTCTTATCGCCACAAGCAAGTACAACACTGAGTGTGATGGCGCAGTATGATACAGGCAAAACCACGATTGTAACGAGCAGTGCTGTATGGAGCAGCACCAAACCAAGTGTAGCCACAGTATCGGGCGGCAAGATTGTGGCCGTGGGTAAAGGCAAGACATCCATCACCGCCAAGTGGGGTAATAAAAAAGTTACTATACCGGTAACGGTAAAATAAAGTTTCAACAATGAAACATATCAATTAAGATAAATTCATCATCGTGAACAGAAACAGATGGGGCGTAGACATACGCCCCTTTTAAGTATAAAAAATTCTATATAGTAATTACATAAAGGAGGGAGCATCTGAATGACAGATCATCTGCAACCGGAAAACTGGCCTGCGTGGGCGACAGAATCGATAGAGATTGTAGAGGCCAATCCCATGTGGGACTCGCAGGCTCAGGAAGAAATTCGACAACTCAAAGAACTATTACAGGAGCTCAATATTCATAAATTTGAACATATCGGAAGCACATCGATTCCGGGATTGCCGGCAAAGCCCATTATTGATTTGATGGGAGAGGTGAAGTCGTGGGAGGACATGGACTTAATTGCCAATCAGCTGAATCCGGCAGGCTGGAACTACGTTCCACCTGAACTGGATGGTCGGGAATACAGACGATTCTGGGTCAGAGTGAAGGATGGCAAGAGGGCTGTACATCTTCATCTGATGCGCCCAGGCGAGGAACGTTGGGGTCGCCAAATCCAGTTCCGGGATGTGCTGAGACAGCGCCCGGATCTGGTAGAGGTTTATTCGGCCTTGAAAGCTAAACTTGCGGATGAGAATAAGGACGACAGGGAAGCGTATACCGCTGCCAAAACGGAATTTATTATACAAGTGCTTGATGAAGGCATTTGATCCATGAGGAAGGCATTTTTCAAAGACAGATTGATTTATTTCATTGCAGTGATCATAACCATGGCGGCAGGACTGGCGTCCAGACACTTTGGTGAACTTTTACCGGATTTTGTACGTGAGCATTTTGGTGATGCCTTGTGGGCAGCGATGATTTATTTTGGGGTACGCATGGTTTGGATGAATCGCAGCAAAGAGTTGGCGCTGATCGTAAGCCTGCTTTTTAGCTGGGCCGTCGAATGTTCGCAAATGATTCAGATCGCTTGGCTGAACGAAGTGCGTTCAACGATGCTGGGTGCGCTTATTTTGGGACGTGGATTTCTGGTGATGGATCTGTTGAGGTATGCTGTCGGCATTCTGTGCGTCTATGGGATCGATCGTTATTTCCTGAGCAATAAGAAGGCTTGATAATGGGGAGGGACTTAAGTGAATGTAGAGAAGCTTTTTACGGAATCACCCGAATTTGAGACAGAGCGTTTGATACTGAGACGTCTTACGCTCAACGACCTCGATGATTATTTTATGTTTGCCTCTGATCCGAAAGTGAGTCAGCAAAGTTTGTGGAACTGCCATGAGACGTTGGATGATTCCGTTCAATATATTCAAAGAGTGTTAGACAATTATGAGAAGAAAACGGTCTATATATGGGCCTTTATTCTGAAAGAAACGGGGAAACTGATCGGGCGAGGTGGCATTTTTCATCTAAATGAATCCATGCAAAGTGCGGAACTGGGGTACGCGATTGCCAGCAGTTGTTGGGGCAAAGGCCTTGCAGCAGAAGCGATGCAGCCGATTGTTGAATACTGTTTTCAGGAACTGGACTGCAATCGGCTGGAGGGGAAATGCAATGCAGGCAACATCGGTTCTGCACGAGTGATGGAGAAGCTGGGCATGTCATATGAAGGTTTGATGCGTAAACAATTGAAGATCAAAGGTGTGTTTACGGATCAAAAATTGTACTCCCGTATCCGGGATGATCTATAATACTTCCAATGACTTGCACGATACATAGAAGAAATTGAAGGAGGCGGAACAATGATCTACAGTATTATTTCCCGAGCGGTATGGGAGCAGGTATCCAAGCAGAGCGTGTATGCACCGGATAGCCTGGAGACGGACGGTTTCATTCATTGTTCCACTAAAGAACAGATTCCATGGGTAGCGGCTCAATTTTATCAAGGGCGTACGGATTTGTTATTGATTGGCATTGATGAGAGGGCCTTGAAGCCGGAACTGGTGTATGAGGACCTGTATGAGTTGAATGAACTGTTTCCACATATCTATGGTGAACTTAATTTGGATGCTGTACGGAAAGTCATTTCTTTTGAACCGAATGAAGACGGGACGTTTTCTTTTCCTGAATAAAAACATTTTGTGAAGGGTTGTGAACGTGTGGATATGAATCAGGTATTTCTGGATACAGCCGAGAAGCAATTTTTGTATTACAAACAGCTTGGGGAAAAGGCCATGGAGCAATTGGAATCCGAGCAACTGTTTCAATCCTGGAATGAAGATGCCAACAGCATTGCGGTTATTGTGAAGCATCTATGGGGCAATATGCTGTCCCGTTGGACGGATGTGCTGACAACCGATGGAGAAAAGCCGTGGCGTGAACGTGATGCGGAATTTGTGAATGATATTTCGACCCGGGAAGAGCTGCTCGCCAAATGGGAGGAAGGCTGGAACTGTTTGCTTGGAGCCATTCGTTCTTTTACACCGGAGCAACTGTCTCATATTATATATATTCGCAATGAAGGACATACCGTCATGGAGGCAATCATCCGGCAATTGGCGCATTACCCTTATCATGTGGGGCAGATTATCTATGCAGCCAAAATGCTCAAAGAAACCGCGTGGAACAGTCTTTCCATTCCGAGAAATGGTTCGGACCGATATAATGGCGGCAAATTTGCCAAGCCGAAGGCACGAAAACATTTTACAGATGATGAATTACGCATAGAAAAAGGTAAAGGTGAGGAACAGCAATGACACAGATCGCATTGATTCGCCATGGAAGCACGGCGTGGAATAAGGAGAAACGTTCGCAAGGCCAAACGGATAATCCGTTGGATCGGGAAGGAAGAGAACAGGCACTATTGCTTGCTGCAAGACTGAGTGAGGAAACGTGGGATGCCATCTATGCAAGTGATCTGGAGCGTGCAAGTGAGACGGCTCGCATCATTGGAGATCGTTTGGGAATACAAGAGATTCATTTGGACCCGAGGTTGCGTGAAATGGGCGGTGGGCAGGTGGAGGGTACGACCGAAGCTGAGCGTCTAGCCAAATGGGGAGCGGATTGGAATACTCTGGATTTAGGGCGGGAACTTGCGGATGCAGGTACGAGTCGGGGCAGTGCCGCGATAGAAGATATTGTACGACAGCATCCCAATGGAAGAGTGATCGTTGTCAGCCATGGCGCTATTCTTCGTAATACACTGCGAGGGTTGGTTCCTGAACTTGATGTGAGCGCAAAGCTGTCCAACACGTCGATCACCCGGATTTCTTGGGAAGCTGAGTCTTGGCAATGTGATCTATACAATTGCAGCGTGCATCTGAATTCCTCCAAGGAGTTGTGATAGATGGATGCTCTGGCATTAAAACAGAAATTGCGGCAGATTGATTCGGCTAATTTATCCGCCCATGAAGTAGAACATCCTTACGAATTGGCTCTGCATATGATGCAGCATATTGGCAGTCCAGACCCGGTTTTGCGGGATGAATTGATCTATGTTACGTTTGCGACCTGGATTGGACAGGGTGTATTTTCGGAAGAACAGCTCAGTCAGCTGTTACATATGGCGCTGGATGATCAGCATCTTTTTCATGGTATTGGAGAACAAGGCACGGACAGTGTGTTTACCCGAACCTTCTCTGTGCTGCTCCTGCCTCCAATTCTGAGTGTAGATCGTCAACGGCCTTTTCTGAAAAAGGAAGAGATAGAGGTTATTCATCATCGGTTGACTACGTATCTGGAACGTGAAAAAGATGTTCGCGGCTATGTCGATGATAAGGGCTGGGCGCACGCTCCGGCACACGCGGCAGATGCAGTTGAAGATCTTGCACAGTCGCCTTATATGGAGCGGGTAGCCTTACGGGAGCTTTTGCATGCACTCACTGTGAAAATTACCGAATCGAGTGTGGTCTACATCCATGATGAGGATCAGCGGATTGCTCATGCAGTGGTCACCATCCTTTGTCGCAATCTGCTGGAGCAAAACGATATTTCGTCTTGGATCGATTCACTGCATCCAAACGATAAGACGGAGGGGAAATCGCTTCTGGAGATCAGCCAGATGAGCTTGAATTTGCGCGTCTTTCTGCAGACGCTCTATCTTGCCATACGGACAGAAGACGTAGAGCCCTTTCCCGCTGTGCGTTCATTTATTTTGCAGGCTTTGGAGAAAAAATGATCAAGGGATTATAAACTTGTGAACAAGGAGGGGGATAGCATGACTGAACTGCCGTATTCATGGACTGAGGATGTGCTGTCTCCTCTGGGAGAAACAGGGGTTATGATCCGGTGTGGGGACAACATATCCGAAGCGGTGCACCGGAGGGTGATGTCGATATGTACTTTGCTGGAAAAGAGGCAACTATCGGGCATCTTGGAGTGGTTACCTTCATTTGCATCGGTCACGCTGTTCTATGATCCGTTGATTTCCTCGTACGACGAGGTATGCGGAA contains these protein-coding regions:
- a CDS encoding GrpB family protein encodes the protein MTDHLQPENWPAWATESIEIVEANPMWDSQAQEEIRQLKELLQELNIHKFEHIGSTSIPGLPAKPIIDLMGEVKSWEDMDLIANQLNPAGWNYVPPELDGREYRRFWVRVKDGKRAVHLHLMRPGEERWGRQIQFRDVLRQRPDLVEVYSALKAKLADENKDDREAYTAAKTEFIIQVLDEGI
- a CDS encoding DUF2809 domain-containing protein codes for the protein MRKAFFKDRLIYFIAVIITMAAGLASRHFGELLPDFVREHFGDALWAAMIYFGVRMVWMNRSKELALIVSLLFSWAVECSQMIQIAWLNEVRSTMLGALILGRGFLVMDLLRYAVGILCVYGIDRYFLSNKKA
- a CDS encoding GNAT family N-acetyltransferase, whose protein sequence is MNVEKLFTESPEFETERLILRRLTLNDLDDYFMFASDPKVSQQSLWNCHETLDDSVQYIQRVLDNYEKKTVYIWAFILKETGKLIGRGGIFHLNESMQSAELGYAIASSCWGKGLAAEAMQPIVEYCFQELDCNRLEGKCNAGNIGSARVMEKLGMSYEGLMRKQLKIKGVFTDQKLYSRIRDDL
- a CDS encoding DUF952 domain-containing protein — encoded protein: MIYSIISRAVWEQVSKQSVYAPDSLETDGFIHCSTKEQIPWVAAQFYQGRTDLLLIGIDERALKPELVYEDLYELNELFPHIYGELNLDAVRKVISFEPNEDGTFSFPE
- a CDS encoding DUF1572 family protein, producing the protein MDMNQVFLDTAEKQFLYYKQLGEKAMEQLESEQLFQSWNEDANSIAVIVKHLWGNMLSRWTDVLTTDGEKPWRERDAEFVNDISTREELLAKWEEGWNCLLGAIRSFTPEQLSHIIYIRNEGHTVMEAIIRQLAHYPYHVGQIIYAAKMLKETAWNSLSIPRNGSDRYNGGKFAKPKARKHFTDDELRIEKGKGEEQQ
- a CDS encoding histidine phosphatase family protein, which translates into the protein MTQIALIRHGSTAWNKEKRSQGQTDNPLDREGREQALLLAARLSEETWDAIYASDLERASETARIIGDRLGIQEIHLDPRLREMGGGQVEGTTEAERLAKWGADWNTLDLGRELADAGTSRGSAAIEDIVRQHPNGRVIVVSHGAILRNTLRGLVPELDVSAKLSNTSITRISWEAESWQCDLYNCSVHLNSSKEL
- a CDS encoding DUF2785 domain-containing protein, translated to MDALALKQKLRQIDSANLSAHEVEHPYELALHMMQHIGSPDPVLRDELIYVTFATWIGQGVFSEEQLSQLLHMALDDQHLFHGIGEQGTDSVFTRTFSVLLLPPILSVDRQRPFLKKEEIEVIHHRLTTYLEREKDVRGYVDDKGWAHAPAHAADAVEDLAQSPYMERVALRELLHALTVKITESSVVYIHDEDQRIAHAVVTILCRNLLEQNDISSWIDSLHPNDKTEGKSLLEISQMSLNLRVFLQTLYLAIRTEDVEPFPAVRSFILQALEKK